The following is a genomic window from Hymenobacter gelipurpurascens.
GACTGGCCTACAAGGGCAAGCCCGCTGTTACGCTGGTGCGCACCCTGGAAACCTACACGCGCCACACGCTGCTGGAGTGCCAGCCCATTACGGGCCGCATGCACCAAATCCGTTTGCACCTGGCCTACCTACAGGCGCCCATCGTGGGCGACACCATGTACGGCGGCGAGAATTTCTACCTCTCTTCACTCAAGAAGAAATTCAATATGAAGCAGGGCGAGGAAGAGCAGCCGTTCATTAAGCGCTTTGCGCTGCACGCCCGCCAGCTCACGTTCAGCCTTCTGAATGGCGACTCAGTGACCGTGGAGGCACCTTATCCCAAAGATTTCCGGGTGCTGGTTGAGAATCTCCAACAGTATCGCTAGGCCACTTTGCGGGCCACACCAGAGGTTGTTTCGCAGGTGTTCTTAAGGAAACAGTCAGTGTTTCAGGCACAATTATTACCAGCCAGCTTTGAATATTCGGGTGAAGGCGGTAACTTTGTGTCCGTTTTTCCCGGACCCGTGTTCGGTTTCTCCTCATTTCCAAACGCTTATCCTCCTACCCAATGGATCATCTGAGCTTCAAGACGGTATCCGTCAACAAAGCCAATGCCGACAAGGCCTGGGTTGTGGTTGATGCCAGTGTTGCGCCGCTGGGCCGTCTGGCCAGCCAGATTGCCAACATGCTGCGTGGCAAGCACAAGCCATCCTTCACGCCCAACTCCGACTGCGGTGACAACGTTATCGTTATCAACGCTGACAAGCTGCGCGTAACCGGCAAAAAACTGACCGACAAGATTTACATCTCGCACTCGGGCTACCCGGGCGGTCAGAAGCGCATTAACCTGCGCGACAAGAAGGCTAAAAACTCGGCCAGTGTAATTGAACACGCTGTGAAGGGCATGCTGCAAGGCAACCGTCTCGGCCGTGAGCAATTCCGCAACCTGTTCGTGTACGCTGGTGCAGAGCACCCACACGAAGCTCAGCAGCCCAAAGCTGTTGAACTCACCAACCTCTAGGCCACTAAGGCCGTCCAATTTCTCTAACTCATCCTATTTAATGGAAATTTCCAACACCTCTGGTAGAAGAAAAACCTCGGTGGCCCGCATTTACATGCAGGCCGGGCAAGGGAATATCACTATCAACGGCCGGGACATGAAGACTTACTTCGGTAACGAACTCCTGGAGAACATCGTGAACCAGCCTTTGGCTACTGTCGAGCAAGTCGGCCAGTATGACATCAAGGTAAACGTGCACGGTGGTGGCATCTCGGCTCAGGCTGAGGCCATCCGTCTGGCTATCTCGAAGGCCCTCGTAGGCGACAATGAAGAGGTTCGTCCCGCATTGAAGAAAGAAGGCTTCCTGACCCGTGACCCGCGCATGGTGGAACGTAAGAAATTCGGTAAGCGCAAAGCTCGTCGTTCGTTCCAGTTCTCGAAACGCTAATCTTCCAGAGGAACCCCTATCATGGCTCAGACCACCACATATAAAGAACTGCTTGACGCCGGTGCCCACTTTGGTCACCTTACGCGCAAGTGGGATCCGAAAATGGCGCCGTACATCTTCATGGAGAAGAACGGCATCCATATTATTGACCTGAACAAAACCCTCGTTTCGCTCGAGCAGGCGACTGCGGCCATCCGCAACATCGCCAAGAGCGGCCGTAAGGTTCTGTTCGTGGCTACGAAGAAACAAGCGCAGGAAATCGTAACGGAAGAGGCTAAGCGTCTCAAAATGCCGTTCGTGACCGACCGTTGGTTGGGTGGTATGCTCACTAACTTCACGACTGTTCGTAAGTCGTTGAAGAAAATGAGCACCATCGATAAGATGGTGAAAGAGAACACGGCATACGCCGCCCTCGCAAAGCGCGAGAAGCTGATGATGTCGCGTGAGCGTGAGAAACTGGAGCGTGTTCTGGGCGGCATTGCCGACCTGAGCCGTCTGCCCGCTGCTCTGTTCGTGATTGATGTGAAGCGTGAGCACATCGCTGTGAAGGAAGCCCAGAAATTGGGTATCCCAGTGTTTGCTATCTGCGACACGAACTCGAACCCTGAGCTGGTGCAGTTCCCGATTCCTGCTAACGACGACGCTTCGAAGTCTATCCAGCTCATCGTGGGCGCCATGGGTAAGGCTATCGAGGACGGCCTCTCAGAGCGGAAAGTCGACAAAGAGGAGGTTGACAAGAAGCAAGCTGAAGACGAAGGCATTCAGGAAAAACAGAACGCTGACGAATAGTCTGCCTGTTCATTGAAAAAAGGGAACATGCGAAGCGCTCGGCTCCGATGTTCCCTTTTTCTTTACCTGCCTGATCCTGCTAGGCCAGTAGCTACTAGTGGTTAGTTGCATCAGGCAGTGTTTAACTCGGTACATCTCACACCCTCATATACTCTCACAACAATGGCAGCAATTACCGCCGCAGACGTGAATAAGCTCCGCACCATGACTGGCGCGGGCATGATGGATTGCAAAAAAGCTCTGACGGAAGCCGAAGGCGACTTCGAAGCCGCTCGTGACATTTTGCGTAAGCAGGGTCAGAAAATCGCTGACAAGCGCGCTGAGAATGCTACGTCGGAAGGCGTAGTACTGGCTGCCGTTAGCGAAGATGGCACCAACGGCAAACTGATTGCCTTGGCTTGCGAAACTGAGCCGGTTGCAAAAGTAGAAGACTTCAAAAACCTGGCGCAGCAGATCCTGGCTACGGCTGTGAAGTCGAACGCTGCTTCCAAAGAAGAACTGTTGGCGTCTGTTCAGGAAGATGGCCGCTCCCTGCAGGAGCACATCACCGACCTGATGGGCAAAATCGGTGAGAAGCTGGACGTAGTGGCCTACGAGAACGTAACCGCTGAGAAGGTTGCTTCTTACATCCACTCCGACAACAAGAAAGGCGTACTAGTAGCTATGAAGAACGTGGGCGGTGCCGACGTAGCTGCAGTAGGCCGCGACGTAGCCATGCAAATTGTAGCTATGAAGCCTGTTGCTCTTGACAAAGACGGCGTGGATTCGGCTACGGTTGAGCGCGAAATTGAAATCGGCAAAGAGCAGGCTCGCTCAGAAGGCAAGCCAGAAGCTATGCTGGAGAAAATTGCTCAGGGCAAGCTGAACAAGTTCTACAAAGAGAACACCCTGTTGAACCAGGAGTTCGTGAAGGACGGTTCGGTTACCATCGCTCAGCTGCTCGAGAAGACGCAGAAGGGTCTGACCATCTCTGACTTCAAGCGCGTAGCCATTGTAGGCTAAGCTCTCAGAGTTTAAGTAACAAAAAGCCCCGCTGGCATACTGCCGGCGGGGCTTTTTGTATGGGTATAGGGTGCCTACCCCCTACTCATCTTCATCCGGTACGCTCTGACTCGTGCCTCGGCGTTCTGGCGGATGTTGTAGTAAAACAGACTGTAGTCGGCGATATGGAACGAATGGCGCAGCTCGGGGCGGCCGGGCAGCAGGAAGCGCGGGTAGCCGTCGCGGATGGGTTTGTGCACCCAAAGCAGGCCGTTGTGCACTTTGGCATCTACCACGCGCGTATCGCGGCGGTTGAAGGAGCTAGGTACCCCGCCGAGGTTCAGGCGGGCTTCGGCCGTAACGGTGTCGCGCGTCCAGGTAAGCGGATTGGTGGCGACGCTGTTTTTGTACGGCGCATATTCCTGGCCCCAATCGGCGGTGTTCCAGGCTACATAGCAGCCGGTTTGGGTAGAGTCTTCGCAGGGCCGGATGACTTGTAAGGCATCTTCCGGCACGTTGAAACCGATGAGGTAGGCAGCTACCAAGCGCTGACGCAGCTTCGGGTCGTTATCAAAGAAGTCGTGCAGAATGTGCGTGAGGTGGCGGGTACCTTGGCTGTGGCCGGCCAGAATGATAGGCCTACCGCGATTATAATTATCGAGATAGTACTGAAATGCCGCTTTCACATCACTGTAGGCCAGCTCGATGGCTTCGTCGCCGTTCTTAGTTTTCTCGTCGAAAAAGGAATAGAGAGTAGCCTGCCGATAACGCGGCGCGTAGATACGCCCCGTGCTATTGAACACGGAGGCTTGCTTCCGGATGGTCGTGACGTCCGTGATGTGGTTCAGCGCTTTGTTAGTGAGGTCAGCGTTCCATTGGCCACGGCCCAGATGGGTAGTGGGATGCACGAAGAATACATCAACTGGGGCATCGCGCTGCCGATCGTGCAGGAGTGTGCCTTGGGGCACTGCATCGGCAGAATCTGGGCGGTCTGGCAGGGCCGCCCAGTTATCCTCCATCCGGTAATCAGGCGCTTCTGATACGTCTTTGGCCGGGGCAAACTGATGAGCGGGCCGCAAAACGCCCAGGCAGGAACTTAAGAAAAAGAGAGGCGTCAGCAGGACAAAACGCCACGCGCGCAACACAAAAAAATCAGCAGGCATAGGGCGAGAACTGGCCTACACAGAACTTAGTATCACTGTGAGGCCGATACGGAAAGGGTTATTCGCTAAATGTATTTTCGAGCAGCTTCTCCTGACGCAGATAGACGATTTTGAAATTCTTGTCGAAACGTATCCTTACCAGCGCCCTTGTCTGCTGACGCTTCTGCAGCGACTGTCGCAAGGCCCGGCTTTTCTCGGTGTACGTTACCACGCGCGAACCATCACTCACGGGCGCACTCACTTTCAGCGTGCCCGGTTCGATCTGGCTTTCGGCTTCCAAAAACTCCGGAAAGTGCGACCTGGTCAGCTCGTCGTTGATGGCGGCCGGCGTAGTATTCTGCATGGTATAAAACCGCTCAACCTGAGGCGCAAAAAAGGTGGCAGCCGCAAATGGAGCGGTTTTCAGATCCTCGTAGTAAGCATTCAGAATGCCTAGCACACGCGTCTGAGCCGCTTCCTCGGTAGCTGGATTGGGTACGGCAGGTTCCGTAGCGGCAGGAGTAGGTGCAGGCGCAGGAGTAGCGGATTCCACCACCGAATCGGGAGAGGAGGGAGTGGGCGGCACCACGGGAGCTACCCGTATGGTTTCGGGGGCGGCGGCAGGTGGCAGGTCAATCTGTTCCGCTTGTGGGCCGGTTTCGGGCTTCGAGGTGAGCGTATCGGCGGCCGTCAGGGTGGTGCTGGTGAGGCGTTCTGATTCGCGGTTGCCGAGCATCAGGTAGGCCACTATCGCCAGCAAAGCCAAAATCCCCCCCACTATCAAGACCGTAGCGAGCGGACTACGGGCCGGCGCGGTGTAGGGCGCGGCCGGCATTTCTTCTTCATAAAGCTCTTCTACCGGAGCGTAGGCCACTTGCTCCTGCTCCGTAGGCGAGGCGCCGGGGCGACCAACTTCGATGGGATGCGAATACCCTGGCGCAATGGGGGCAGGCGGCGTTTCAGGCGCGGGAGAAGTGAACTGGTGTGTTACTGGAGGCAGCAGAGGCTCCTCGACAGGTCCGCTTGTAACGGTAGGCTCCGTGAACGAAACAGGTGGCCTAGCGGGCGTTTGATCCGATAAAATGGTCTGCGTGGGAAGCGTTTCTTCGGCTTTCGGCTGTGCCGGAGCAGGCACCTCGGGGGTCCCGGGGGTTTCGCTGAAAAGTAGCTTTTGCTTTAGCGTGGCAAATTCCTGCGGGGTAATGGTACCGGCATCCAGCCACTCTTTCAGCTGGCGCAGGGTATCGAGGGGAGAAGGATCTTTATCCATGGGAGAAAACAGGCAGCGGCAGGAGTTATTTGCGGTCGAGGTTGGTGAGGCGGGCGCGGCGGCGCTCCACCTGCGCTTTACGCAATTCCAGCAGGCGCGCGTTGTCAATGAGCTTTACGGAGTCTTCGGCCTGCTTGAGCTTATTGTCGGCGTTTTGCTTTTTGAGCTGCTCAATTTTCTCCAGATTATTCTGCGTGTTGTTGGCCAGCGAGGCCCTCTCCTTCTCCAACTTATCCTTTTCCTTTTCCGATTCCTTGAACTGTTTTTCCGCTTCCTCAATCTGCTCCCGATACGATTTTACGCGGGCAGCAGCAGCAAAGCTCTGCGTAATGTTGCGCAGGGAGCTAAACTCCGAAGGCGTGCCACCGGCCGACAGGAAAGAATCGGGGCCGAGGGCTGCCCACACCGATAGCTCCGCCACGGAATCAGAAGGCGCCGTAACGGTAGAATACAGGTCAATCAGCTTGCCCGAAACGCTCGACATGGGTGCCTGCTTGGCCACCAGCACATCCTTTTTGCCCACGCCTAACACGCCGGAGCCTTTCAGCCGGATGTTGTAGGTGTCCTTGAGCCAGGTCTGCCAGTAGTCGCGCGTCCATTGAGCCGTGCCGTCTATCTGCACCTTCACGGCATCGCGCTCTTTGCGCTCGTAATTGACGCTGCTGGTCCGCACTTCATAAAGCTGCGCCTGCACAGCAGACGTGGAAAGCAACAGGCCTAGCAAGGAGAATAAGCGCGTAGTAAACCGTTTCATGGGCATAAAATCAGGAGTGAGAGAAAGGCCATTAAGCGGCCATCAGATACCGTGCCGGTCGAAGGCGGCCTGCAAATCCTGCTGCATGGCGGCAAAGCGCCGTACGGCCGCCTGCACAAACTCATCGTCGAGGAGCAGATGGATATCCTCCTCGCCGGTCAGGTCCAGCTCGCTCACCTTGTAGGTTTGCTCCAGCGGGCCTTTTTCCAGCTTGATGAGGTACTTCCCGTTCCAAGAGAAAAGCGTGATTTTGGCGTCGGGGTGCGGAATGATAGCAAGTTGGCGCATAGCAGGCGGCAGGTAGAATGACGGCGCGAAGATAGGCAGTGGCCGCCCAACCGTAGGCGCAAGCTCGTCATAACACCTTGCCACCACCATCGTACAGAGTATACCTCTCTCCTATCCGTTGTTTCACCTCTTTTCCTTCCCTTTCACTTATGCCACAAGGAGATAAATCGGCCTATACCGACAAGCAGAAACGGCAGGCTGAACACATTGAAGAAAGCTACGAGAAGCGCGGCGTTCCGGAAGAAGAAGCCGAAAAGCGCGCCTGGGCCACCGTTAATAAAACCGATGGCGGCGGCAAGAAAAGCGGCTCCGGCCGTAAGAAAGCCGATAAGTAAGTAGTGTATTACACGCAAAAAAGCGGCTACCTCCTTGTAAGAGGCAGCCGCTTTTTTATGTTTTGGAGTGGCCTAGGCCTATACCGTGTGCAGAATTACATAGAGCGACACCACCGATATAACAAGCCAAAGCAGCGTACCCAGCACAAACGGCTTCGGGCCGACTGCTTTGATAGCCTTTGCCGAGAGCCCTGCACCAATAAAAAACAAGGTAACCGTGAGGCCCAGCTTTGCCAGATATACCACAGCGGGGCCGGCAACATGCACGGCGGGCACATACGTATTCAGGAGCATTGCCCCGATGAAGCCCAGAATGAAGTAGGGAACCTTCACCTTCACATCCTTCTGCTTGAACACCACGGCCGTACCCAGCGCAACGGGAATGATCCAGAGGGCGCGGGCCAGCTTCACGGTGGTAGCTACCTGCAGGGCCTGGTCGCCGTAGGCAGCGGCGGCCCCTACCACAGAGCTGGTATCATGGATGGCAATGGCGCACCAGAGGCCGAACTGGTTCTGGGTCATGCTGAGCAGGTGGCCTAGCGGCGGAAAAGCGAACAGCGCAATAGCGTTGAGGATGAACACGGTACCCAGCGCTACGGACAGCTCTTCTTCCTTAGCCCGCAGCACCGGCCCCACGGCCGCAATAGCGCTGCCGCCACAGATAGCGGTGCCGCAGGAAATCAGGTGCGTCACGTGCCGGCCCAGGCCCAGCCAACGCCCGGCAAAGAACCCTAATACCAGCGTTCCGGTGATAGAAGCTACGGTGAACAATACCCCTTCGCGGCCCGCCTGCACGGCGGCGTGGGCATTCATCCCGAAGCCTAGGCCTATCACGGAGTATTGCAGCAGCTTGGCGGTGAGGGCGCGGGTTTGGGTGAGGAAGGGGTTGCCAACGGTTTGGGCCAGCACTAGGCCTAGTGCCAGCGCTACTGGCGGTGAGGCCCAGGGCGTGAGGCAAAACACCAGAAAAACCCCAAACAACACCTGCCGCCCCGTAATGGAGTGGCCTAGTACGCGGTGAGGTTGTTCGAGGTGCTGACTGAAGTGGGTGAGCAGGTGGCCGGGCTTGGCCGCTTCGGGCGGACGTTGTAAGGAGGTTTTCATGGGGCGGGTGGTACTCTACCCCAAAGGTACGCCACTCCCTGCCCTACGGATAACCAATAATTGTTATCCCTTATTACTATAAGTTATACTGAATGAGGAGTGTTACCGCCACTATGCTGGTGAGCGTAAGCCAGAAAACGAGTAGCTGCAGCCGAAAGAGGCTGCCCTTGCACCCACACGGCCTCGAACTGCCGGGCCAGTTGCAGCTCTGGCACCTCTACAATTTCCAGCTCGCCGGCGGCCAGCTCTTTCACCAGCGCCCTCCTCGACACAAACCCCAGACAGGCTGGCGCCGCCGCCAGATACAGCTTGATAGCTTCGGTACTGTCAAAGTAAAAGGCCACTGTTAATTCTGATACTTTCAGCTGATGTGCTTTCAAGGCATACTCCAGCACCTCCAGGGTGCCGGAACCACGTTCTCGCAGCACCAGGGGGTGCCGGGCTACTTCGGCCACCGTCAGGTGCGGTGGCGAGGCGGTATCTGGGCGTCGTACTGCCACCAGCTCATCCTCCTGCAACAGCTCATAATGCAGGTCGCGGCTTTTGCTGCGCCCTTCCACGAAGGCCAGGTCCAGGTGGCCTTGCAGGAGTGCCTCGGCAATCTGCTCGGAGTTGCCATTGAGCAGCGTCAGCTCTATGTGAGGGTAGCGCGCCTGGAAGCCGGGTAGCAGCGGCGGCAGCACGTATTGGGTGAGCGTGGTGCTGGCGCCGAGGCGCAGCCGCCCGCGGGCGGCCCCGTGAAGTGCATACAGCTGCTCCGTAAGCTGCTGGTGCAGGTTCTCCACTTCATCGGCGTGCAGCAGCAGTAGCTTACCTGCTTCGGTGAGGCTGATGCGGTTACCGCGCCGCTCAAACAGGCGCTGGGCGTAGCTGCGCTCCAGCTCCCGGATGTGCTTGGTAATAGCCGGTTGGGTGATGAACAGCTCCTGGGCAGCCTTGGTAAAGCTGAGGTGGCGGGCTACCGACTGAAAAACACGCAGACGAAAATCGGGCATGAGCGCAAGGTACGCGGCTGTTTGACGCCAGGAAATAGTTAGCCAGTAACCCTAGTCCGCCATCCTGACGCAGGAAGGACCTTTTCACGCATGAGCGAGTGGTTGCTAGGCCAGTGGTTAGCTTCCAGCGAGATGCTTCGACAGGCTCAGCATGACATTCTTTTTACCAACTGTTCACTTAGGCTAATACATTTCCTGCTAGGCCACTTCTGGCTAACTTGCTCCTTTCTATTCCCAGCCTACTCCCGATGAAAAAAACCTTCCTGACCGCGCTGGCTTTCCTGCCGCTGGCCGCTTCAGCCCAACAAACCACTTATACACCCGAGCTGCTCATGAAACTGGGCCGGCTGGGTGAGATGCAGGTGTCGCCGGACCGCAAGCAGGTGGCCTACACCATCACGCGCTACAACCTGAGCGAGAATAAAGGCAACACCGATATCTGGGTAGTGCCCGTGGCGGGCGGCGCGGCGAAGCAGCTAACTAACACGTCTGGTTCCGAAAGCACCATCAACTGGCGGCCCGATGGCAAGCTCACGTTCCTTTCTGGGGAAGGCGGCTCCGACCAGCTCTATGTGATGAATGCCGACGGCTCGGGTAAGCAGAAGCTCAGCGAGTTTCCCGAAGAAGGTCTCAGCAACCTCAAATATGCTCCCACCGGCAAGTTCATTCTGTACACGCAGGACGTTAAAACCGGCAAATCGGTGCAAGACTGGTACCCGGATCTGCCGAAGGCCGACGCCAAGCTCATCGACGACCTGAACTACCGCCACTGGAATGCGTGGGATGATTTCAAATCGACGCACGTATTCTTCCAGCCCATTGGCGAAGATGGCAAGCCC
Proteins encoded in this region:
- the tsf gene encoding translation elongation factor Ts, which encodes MAAITAADVNKLRTMTGAGMMDCKKALTEAEGDFEAARDILRKQGQKIADKRAENATSEGVVLAAVSEDGTNGKLIALACETEPVAKVEDFKNLAQQILATAVKSNAASKEELLASVQEDGRSLQEHITDLMGKIGEKLDVVAYENVTAEKVASYIHSDNKKGVLVAMKNVGGADVAAVGRDVAMQIVAMKPVALDKDGVDSATVEREIEIGKEQARSEGKPEAMLEKIAQGKLNKFYKENTLLNQEFVKDGSVTIAQLLEKTQKGLTISDFKRVAIVG
- a CDS encoding RluA family pseudouridine synthase is translated as MKLPEFKDLILFEDEDYIVINKPPFLATLDERFGGAPNILRLAREQYDDIQACHRLDKETSGSLALAKNPEAYRHLAMQFEDRKVKKVYHAVSWGVHEYEGLEVDRSIETTTKGKARLAYKGKPAVTLVRTLETYTRHTLLECQPITGRMHQIRLHLAYLQAPIVGDTMYGGENFYLSSLKKKFNMKQGEEEQPFIKRFALHARQLTFSLLNGDSVTVEAPYPKDFRVLVENLQQYR
- the rpsB gene encoding 30S ribosomal protein S2, with amino-acid sequence MAQTTTYKELLDAGAHFGHLTRKWDPKMAPYIFMEKNGIHIIDLNKTLVSLEQATAAIRNIAKSGRKVLFVATKKQAQEIVTEEAKRLKMPFVTDRWLGGMLTNFTTVRKSLKKMSTIDKMVKENTAYAALAKREKLMMSREREKLERVLGGIADLSRLPAALFVIDVKREHIAVKEAQKLGIPVFAICDTNSNPELVQFPIPANDDASKSIQLIVGAMGKAIEDGLSERKVDKEEVDKKQAEDEGIQEKQNADE
- a CDS encoding LysR substrate-binding domain-containing protein, with amino-acid sequence MPDFRLRVFQSVARHLSFTKAAQELFITQPAITKHIRELERSYAQRLFERRGNRISLTEAGKLLLLHADEVENLHQQLTEQLYALHGAARGRLRLGASTTLTQYVLPPLLPGFQARYPHIELTLLNGNSEQIAEALLQGHLDLAFVEGRSKSRDLHYELLQEDELVAVRRPDTASPPHLTVAEVARHPLVLRERGSGTLEVLEYALKAHQLKVSELTVAFYFDSTEAIKLYLAAAPACLGFVSRRALVKELAAGELEIVEVPELQLARQFEAVWVQGQPLSAAATRFLAYAHQHSGGNTPHSV
- the rplM gene encoding 50S ribosomal protein L13, producing MDHLSFKTVSVNKANADKAWVVVDASVAPLGRLASQIANMLRGKHKPSFTPNSDCGDNVIVINADKLRVTGKKLTDKIYISHSGYPGGQKRINLRDKKAKNSASVIEHAVKGMLQGNRLGREQFRNLFVYAGAEHPHEAQQPKAVELTNL
- a CDS encoding glutathione S-transferase family protein, which produces MKRFTTRLFSLLGLLLSTSAVQAQLYEVRTSSVNYERKERDAVKVQIDGTAQWTRDYWQTWLKDTYNIRLKGSGVLGVGKKDVLVAKQAPMSSVSGKLIDLYSTVTAPSDSVAELSVWAALGPDSFLSAGGTPSEFSSLRNITQSFAAAARVKSYREQIEEAEKQFKESEKEKDKLEKERASLANNTQNNLEKIEQLKKQNADNKLKQAEDSVKLIDNARLLELRKAQVERRRARLTNLDRK
- the rpsI gene encoding 30S ribosomal protein S9, coding for MEISNTSGRRKTSVARIYMQAGQGNITINGRDMKTYFGNELLENIVNQPLATVEQVGQYDIKVNVHGGGISAQAEAIRLAISKALVGDNEEVRPALKKEGFLTRDPRMVERKKFGKRKARRSFQFSKR
- a CDS encoding SHOCT domain-containing protein, which gives rise to MDKDPSPLDTLRQLKEWLDAGTITPQEFATLKQKLLFSETPGTPEVPAPAQPKAEETLPTQTILSDQTPARPPVSFTEPTVTSGPVEEPLLPPVTHQFTSPAPETPPAPIAPGYSHPIEVGRPGASPTEQEQVAYAPVEELYEEEMPAAPYTAPARSPLATVLIVGGILALLAIVAYLMLGNRESERLTSTTLTAADTLTSKPETGPQAEQIDLPPAAAPETIRVAPVVPPTPSSPDSVVESATPAPAPTPAATEPAVPNPATEEAAQTRVLGILNAYYEDLKTAPFAAATFFAPQVERFYTMQNTTPAAINDELTRSHFPEFLEAESQIEPGTLKVSAPVSDGSRVVTYTEKSRALRQSLQKRQQTRALVRIRFDKNFKIVYLRQEKLLENTFSE
- a CDS encoding YeiH family protein, with translation MKTSLQRPPEAAKPGHLLTHFSQHLEQPHRVLGHSITGRQVLFGVFLVFCLTPWASPPVALALGLVLAQTVGNPFLTQTRALTAKLLQYSVIGLGFGMNAHAAVQAGREGVLFTVASITGTLVLGFFAGRWLGLGRHVTHLISCGTAICGGSAIAAVGPVLRAKEEELSVALGTVFILNAIALFAFPPLGHLLSMTQNQFGLWCAIAIHDTSSVVGAAAAYGDQALQVATTVKLARALWIIPVALGTAVVFKQKDVKVKVPYFILGFIGAMLLNTYVPAVHVAGPAVVYLAKLGLTVTLFFIGAGLSAKAIKAVGPKPFVLGTLLWLVISVVSLYVILHTV
- a CDS encoding DUF3089 domain-containing protein, giving the protein MPADFFVLRAWRFVLLTPLFFLSSCLGVLRPAHQFAPAKDVSEAPDYRMEDNWAALPDRPDSADAVPQGTLLHDRQRDAPVDVFFVHPTTHLGRGQWNADLTNKALNHITDVTTIRKQASVFNSTGRIYAPRYRQATLYSFFDEKTKNGDEAIELAYSDVKAAFQYYLDNYNRGRPIILAGHSQGTRHLTHILHDFFDNDPKLRQRLVAAYLIGFNVPEDALQVIRPCEDSTQTGCYVAWNTADWGQEYAPYKNSVATNPLTWTRDTVTAEARLNLGGVPSSFNRRDTRVVDAKVHNGLLWVHKPIRDGYPRFLLPGRPELRHSFHIADYSLFYYNIRQNAEARVRAYRMKMSRG